The following DNA comes from Miscanthus floridulus cultivar M001 chromosome 5, ASM1932011v1, whole genome shotgun sequence.
TGCGTCGCTAGATTCGTCGTCGTCGGCCTCCGCCTTGTgcccgggcgccgccgccgccgccgcggccccgCTGCCGCTAGGCTCGGGGTTGCGCGGGCTCCGGTACACCTTGCAAAGCACGCGATTTCCGAGGGCGccgtcctcctccacctccggttCTTGGCCGGCGCCGTCCTTGAGGAGGCGGAGCTCTATCATGAGCCAACCCGTGCGGACCCGCACGCCGGTATCCTTCTTGACGAAGGAGAAGCTCTGGCGGTGCCCAATCTGGTGCTGCTTGCCGTTGGAGACCATGTACACGGGCTTCGATTTCGCCTCGTTGTGCCAGCACCCGCCGCCGGTGGCCACGGTGCGCGTCTTCCGCTTCCCGTGGACGCTCTTGTGGCGTAGCGGCGTGTAGAAGTACCACGCCCGCTCGCCGTCGCCGGCCACCGCCGGCGCGAACTGCCGGGTGAGGCCGGCGGGGTCGGCGGCGTACACGTAGGCGTCGTGGATGAACGCGCCGGTCTTGACGCCCGTCTCGACCCAGGGACGGAGGTAGGAGTCGACGAGCTCCAGATCGCTGGGGTGGGATTGGAACGCCCGACACGGCGGCTTGATGGCCGCCGACGGAGAGCGTAGCATGGCGGGAGGGTGCGGTGCGGTGGCGGCGGGGTTGGAGGGGGAGACGGGGAAGGGGACGAGACGACTCGGAATTTGAGATGGAATGGAACCGGGTTGAGGCATCGGGCACGGGGAACCGCCGCTTTATATGGCCATCGATTCACGCGTTTGCCTTTTGCCGATCCCCCTGTTCGAGTCGGACTCGAACAAGAACAAGAGAAGGCGTACGAGACACGGAAGGCAGGGTCGGTTCCGGGTGGAATCGGACTCGGAGTTCGGGAGAATAGCGTCCGGTTGGTATCTCTATTGGACTTGTTTAGCCTGGTTTGAGTGTTGCTCAGACACTTGATGGAGCCCACTGGACTGAGTGTTTGATCAGACGATTGATTGAAGCCCACTGGACTGAGTGTTTCATCAGACGATTGATTGAAGCcccctctttttttctctttCGTTTGGGTCCAGGCCCAGTGCACAATTGAACAAATTATAAGGCAGGGGTGGATTCTAGAATATCCTCAAATTATAAGAGCAAAAGTATAATTCATGATTGTGAAATTTCATAATCATTGTGCTTTGCCACGTCCTATGTTTCATCTCTTCTTTCATTTTGTATCCTGTATATTGGCTTAATGTAATCCGAAATTACAGTCAGTTACCATTGATTTTAAACGATCAAAACGGAGAACGTGCACGCTTATAGAAGTACATATAAACGGAGaacgttcgcttggaggaatttggagaaatctggaggaatttggatgaatcggaggaatttgtgagagaaaaacactgttccggatgaaaaaataagcggatgaagctgggtttaagggcacgcgaatatGATGTCTTAGTATAAATCCTATTGCCAATAGCATGTTAGCAACTGAACTTGGCTTGATTACATGTACGGTGATGTACGATGTGGCGCTCGGCGCTGCATCTAGATCACGACTTCAGGAGTTGAGCACCGGAGAATGGCCGCAGCCAAAGTCAACATAATGGTGTTTCAGCAGCCGCAGGTACTCATCGAGCCCGTAGGTTTTCTGGATCTCCTCGTCTGTCCGGTCGACGATGTCGCCCTCTTCCATTAACCAATCCTTATTCCTCATCCACCAAGAGAAAAACGAGTCGTCCGTCCAGAGCTCGTCGGGATCGTCGGTCACAGTAGAGTTCTCATCAGGGAGCCCGCGGCGGCTTTGTTGGGTGTTGTCTTTCTCTTCGTCATTATTGGGTGTGGGCGTGCCAGCCTCTGCCTCGGTGGGACGGCCGCGGCGTCGCCTGCGCGCCGAACTAGCCGGGTTCTTGTCGTCCGCGGCGGCCTTCCTCTTGCGCCCGGACGactccgccgccgacgccgaggcGCTCGCGCGCGGGCTGAAGTAGATCTTGCAGAGGACCACGTCGTCGGCGTCGGCGCCGTCGAGGCTGAGCTCCACCATCAGCCACCCCGACCGGACGCGCCGCCCGTCCACCTTCGTCACGAACGAGAAGCCCTGGCGGTGCCCTACCAGGATCCGGCCGGCGCCGGATCCCTCCACCACGGGCTTCGC
Coding sequences within:
- the LOC136452707 gene encoding NAC domain-containing protein 67-like, with protein sequence MPQPGSIPSQIPSRLVPFPVSPSNPAATAPHPPAMLRSPSAAIKPPCRAFQSHPSDLELVDSYLRPWVETGVKTGAFIHDAYVYAADPAGLTRQFAPAVAGDGERAWYFYTPLRHKSVHGKRKTRTVATGGGCWHNEAKSKPVYMVSNGKQHQIGHRQSFSFVKKDTGVRVRTGWLMIELRLLKDGAGQEPEVEEDGALGNRVLCKVYRSPRNPEPSGSGAAAAAAAPGHKAEADDDESSDATLDGDYDDDDSSNASLEAASGPKRRKSDDVESSEATVAAPSRHSKANDEISGGAAAAPGRKEKAEVGEDSVETSAAAPPRKRKALDDESSGAAGAPARKKKADGSSSPGAPVSATEMQCPQCGTHLVVTLKRAESKSEAAIAKDESASGAPQRGETRGSSQKNVRFHQFL
- the LOC136454975 gene encoding NAC domain-containing protein 18-like; translated protein: MVATRSKTAPGPRPRPRPDLAAHPSEEELITSFLRPRVISGDGRDRPCSASFIHDADVYSAGPAALTARLAPAVESNGDSAWYFFSAVRAKTRDGQRKARTVDTGEGCWHSEAGAKPVVEGSGAGRILVGHRQGFSFVTKVDGRRVRSGWLMVELSLDGADADDVVLCKIYFSPRASASASAAESSGRKRKAAADDKNPASSARRRRRGRPTEAEAGTPTPNNDEEKDNTQQSRRGLPDENSTVTDDPDELWTDDSFFSWWMRNKDWLMEEGDIVDRTDEEIQKTYGLDEYLRLLKHHYVDFGCGHSPVLNS